A stretch of DNA from Dioscorea cayenensis subsp. rotundata cultivar TDr96_F1 chromosome 4, TDr96_F1_v2_PseudoChromosome.rev07_lg8_w22 25.fasta, whole genome shotgun sequence:
AAAGTATGAAAACCAATAAGATCAGAGTTGAGAAGTGCTCTGAGGAGTTCATCTCTCACAGGCAATGTCCTATAAATCTCCGAGGAGGGAAAAGGACtgtgaagaaagaaaccaagCTTCACCCTATTGAATCTTTTCCTCAAGAAGGTTGGCAAAACCATAAGATGGTAATCATGTACCCAAATATAATCCTCGTCAGGATTAATGACTTCCATAACTTTATCAGCGAAAATCTTATTAACAGAGACATAAGCTTGCCAAAGAGACCGATCAAAACGCCCACCAAGGTCTGGAGACAGAGGGAGCATGTAATGGAACAACGGCCACAGTTGTTGCTTGCAGAAACCATGATAGAATTTACTGAAAAGATCAGGAGGGAGGAAGGCAGGGACACACTTGAAAGTCTCCAACAGTGTCTGAGAAACATCATCCTGTTCTTTCAGCACAACCTCTTCCTTCAAGCAACCAATGTAGATGACTTCAGTATCCTCTCCAAGACCATCCTTGAGCTGCAAGAGCAAGGAATCCTCATCCCAGCTGAAATTCCAACCATCATTGTCAGGTCTTCGATGTGCCCGAATAGGCAGCTGGTTGCCTACAATGATCATCCTTTCCTGAGATACCGAGGAGATGGCATCGGATCCGACACTGTTAGTGCTTTCCTCATCAAGATCAGAGATAATACCAGCCACTGTCATCACTCTTGGGAGCCTCTTAACAGGACGGCCAAATGATGCCGGAGGGTCACTGGATGCCACAAGGTCCAAAAGATTAGAATATGACCTTGAAACCATTGTGCTTCGTTCAAACCACAACCAGGGGCAACCTAGAGACAATCAAATAGAACTCCAAATGTTCTATTTCCCCTCAATATACTTCAGTGTCTACAAAAgaaatctgaaaataaaactCCAAGTGATGACAATAAAACTGCTCGCAGAATCTTTGCACAACATTCTCACAATTAGatggaccaaaaaaaaaaaaaaatcttttcttcaaaaaaacacacacacacacacacacacacacagaagcCTGAATGTCAAGATGTTTCAGCAGAAGATAACAACACAAAACAAGAGAGCTCCTCAGAATTCATAAACTATGATGAATCTCTAACCAAATTCTCcaaaaacaaccaaaatcaaataaaatttaaacaaaagaaacGAATCTAACCAGATCcaatagaagaacaagaagcttcaccacacctGAATCAGCGTAAATCctggaagaaaaaagaagacaaCTTTTGTTAAATCAAACATTCACAATCATgtaaagaatagaaaaaaaaaaaggctaaaagaagaagaagaagaacacaaCACCTCCTAACCAACAGCACACAACCAACGGCAGCAAAACAACAtaagaaactaaaaaattaaaaaagataaacaaatagaaagaagaagaaaaaaaacacaaaccacCGAAGAAGAGTTGTCACAACCCCCAAGGCCAAAAGCCAGACCaattaaatacaagaaacaCCATAAAGATGGAATCTTTGAGCAATACGAACTGAAAAAGACCGCAGTAAAACAGGCTAAGAGAATACCAACATAGATGAAAGTCAAAAAGGAGTTACCTTTCGATCAAGCTGATAAGAATTCATCCCAAAAACTGAGAAATCAGAACAAAGAGAAGCTACTTCCTTGCTAAATTTCAAGAGCCATGATCCCAATCTTTCTCTTTTTCCCTCGTTTCCACTGAGATTTTGAGAGCTGGAGCCCCATTGGCTACTATGCATAGTGACCGCTGAGTAGAGAAGTAACAGTGTAGTGCAATAGCTTATGTTCACCACCCGGTGAGTCTTATATCCATCACTTATTTATAACCTTTAATTAAACCCCAAAACCAAGCTTCTCTTCCTTAGTAGATTATGAACAAcagaaataaatatttgaattaaagccAACCATCTTCgagtctattggtacacgggtcatCGAGAGGATTgtcgatagagctctcaccgaaaTGCGTGAGCTTTGATTCTACCGGGtaacatatttttttggaatCAGAATAGTGATCATGCACGAGCTGGCTTCAACGCCCACGTGAACACACTGTCTCCTCACTGCTTCACGGCGACAGCATCGCCTCTGCAGTCTCCAGTGGGATTTGGCCCACTcttcttcccaaaaaaaaatatttgaaattaaaaataatcattctaatttctACCTATGTAATCATTGCCACCCTCGTATCTAGCTTTGTCTCTctccataaataaatatttgattatgCACACTAAAatctaattataatatataaaattcaaaaagtatttttattacgtgaaaatttacaaaaaaaaaaatactttaacatgataattaatataattagacaaattagacaaatatatttatatatatttttttaattttaaagaggtgataaataattattataaagataaattaGGGAGATAGGTAAGGTAAGCTCACCGGAAGAGTAACTtcattaataatgaaatcatgaTGTGGCCAGGTTCATTGTTACTAGGTCCAAACATGACCACTTGAACGGGACCAAACCTGAGACCGACAACGTGGCATGTGGGCCCCGCTTAACAAGCACCCAATCAGACCGCGTAACGTGTGCTCCACATCCGACGGCAGGCGTTGTACGATTGGATATGGATTCCATTCTAGTGCAGCCTAGTGGACTACTAAATATGagaatgttattattaattattattagtattattatatatatcgttttgttattttggaatagaaatttaatttttattttatgtatttcttcacaactttaaatccaaaaaaactatttttgcaaacaaatataaatgtagtCAAATTGCATGGAAATCTAAAACCCCAACCAAAGTAGTACACAGCCATAATTACAAATGAAAAATGTGATGGCTTGGATCAAACCTATCAATCACTATCCAAACCTTCTTTAATACcaaaaatttaactttatatCAAGCAGGAcactttttttctcaaccaaaATAAAGTCAATTTCATTGCATAaattaaattgttaaaaaaaccatgaaattgattcaatgcAATAAACGAGTGGAGAGGAGATTGTTTTTGCCGCCACCAGcaaaagttcatatttttttaattagttaagtCTAATATTAGATATATTATAGAGAGTTAAGTGCAACATTgctatataaaattaaatatatttagttaatgtataatatttaaattaaaaagtaatccTAATTAAGGGAAAGAAAAACTATGGGAGGGGAGAAAGAGATGGGGTGGTTTGTTTTATCTTCTGTCATGGGCCTTACAATGAGCTCTCAAAAGTCACTTTCAAATTGAACATTGGATGTGACTCGTTTGCCACCTACAATTGTTGGCCATGTCCaccttattttgttttcattcatgcCTCTAATGAGTTCAACTTGAATCAACTGCTTTGACTTTTATCACGTTTAAAATctcagaataataaaaaattaataataataatataaagtagTACAACAGAGAAATATGAGCAACCAGAACCAAACGATTGTACATATTAGAGAtagcaaaacaaaaattatatatatcaagaacAACAAGGAGGAATGACAATATCAATCCTTTGCATAATGCAAGATAATTGATAAGGAAATCAGTATTACTCATGCATAGATAACTGCCGATTCAAACTGAGAACTGgagtaaataaaaaacattggaAATTAGAAGATGGAACCTGTCATAAATCTGTGCTTTAGAACCGCGTTTGCGATAGGCCTTTGGCGATAATCAGGACTCAGCATGGCCTGTATGGAAGTTGTGGTAATGTGGATAATAATAAACTCATGAAATTGTATTGGAGTTGAATGCAgtgaaattgaatttatttatggATATGTGAAAGAAAACTGACCTGAAGTAACTCCCAACCAGCACCTTCACCGAGATCCAGAAACTTAACAGCTTCTGTCAAACGATCATCTGCTAAGCAGTacctaaaaacatgaaaatgacTCAGATCAATTGACCAAAAATGAGAGTAGGAAAATGTCCACATTTAGACATGTAAAAAACTAAATTGTAGATGATTGCTCACTCTCTTGCAGCAACAAGGTCAAGTTGGAAGGTGCTTTCAAAGAGCCTCTGTGATAATGACGATTAGGTGACAAATAACGTCAGGTGGAAAAAGgagataaatatgaaaattatgcaAAGCAGGTTTCTAGAAGCACGTTAAGTGAAACTTACTTGCAAGGAAAGCCCATCAGTAACCCCCGCTTCACAAAATGGAATGAATGCCAAGTATGCAAAAAGAAGTCCTGCTTCATATCTGAGCAAAAAAAGTGCTGTTTTAAAGATCAGATGATTTTAACATAACTATTGCATCCAACAAATTCACATCGACTTCATAAACTTTGAAATAACATGTGATTTACATGTCATCAGCAATTCCATAAGCTCGTTTCTCCAGTGGAGCTGAAGCACCTGCAGCAGATGCTCGATGCCATAGGCCCTCTGAGAGCAACCCGGGACCTGTTCCCAGAGATGAAAGCCTGGAATCCATTAAACACCAGTTACTTCTTGTGAAACACATTGGTCATCTCAAGTTgtctatttgattttattgacaGAACCAGTGAGAAAATGAATGATCTACAACAATGAGAGGTATGccatgaataaaatttaatctAAATCCATGAATAGAAGGTCATATACAAACAAGTTGCTTCAAAGGCAAATTATTGATAGCATTAAGTTGGAGCTTGTAATATATAAtccatataaaattatttgtagaAGATATATTAGCAAAAACAAGTAACATAAGACGTCCAATAATATTTCCTGCCTCTGCAATACAAACAAGGTGAGTGCATATACCAGAACTTAAGCAAAGTAAATTAATTGAACTCCTCAAATCTGCTCACCCAATATCAACTGAGAAGGCCAAATCACGGAGCCTTGGGACTAAATAAGCTGCATCACTCTCCACAATTGTGCTATAAAAAGAAGAGGAGACTCAATTGACtgttcaaataaaacaaaacctcATGAATATTAATACTGAGTGACAACTAAATCAAATGATTCATACTTGAGAACAACTGAAGCAGGACCCAGGCTCTGGTGCAGTCTATCATGATCATGCATGTATGCCAGGCCATTAATGGCCCCATTAAACAATTTCAGAACAAACAATCTTTTGCGTTTAATTTTCAGCTCCAGTTCAAAAGGGTTCCATAATTTCTGTGCTCCATTAGCAAGATCCTTTGATATCACTTCACTGGAAACTTTGGCATAGTCAGCAGCACTGTAACTTCCATCATTACGGAAAGCAAGCCACTGCATGAAGAGACTTCTATTTGATGGTATGCATTACAAAAACTTCATATATGCTTATTATGAGGCCAATAGCTGTTATTCCATACCTGCTCTCCAGTTTTGGTCTCAAAGCCTCCTAACAAAGTCTGAATATTCTGACAGATACTTTTCGGATCACTCTGTAGGATATAAACAACTTGATTGATTAAACAGAATGCCCTACTTTCAAGCATGGCTTTATAGCAAATCAGCTTTAATTAcagtacaaaacaaaaaagattatACGCCTTTGGATCATAGTTGTCTCACTTGCAGAAAAGCATGAGCATTGAGCTCATTGGCAGCCATCATATCTGCTTCAATACCTCCAGAACGCTGTCCAGGATAAACCTTGATAAGCAGTAAGCAACATTCAGCAAACAGGCCACTTAACAATGTTTTAGTTTGTGATACATTCATACAGTATAGTCATAAACAATCGTGTGGAAACCAAAGCAACAAACTTCATTCAAATATTCCAGTAAGATGGCGTCACTGGTGTAATAacgtttcatatttttttcttggtttatcTGATGCCCTGACAACAAACCTAGAACTTGAACTAGATCACAAATAAAGAACCATTTACCAAATTCTGCATATTTTGAATTCTCAAGATAATCAGCCCTGCCCCTGCAGCAGCTTGTGAATAGAATCTCTTAATATCTTTCACCAAAATATCATCAACTCCTCCAACAAAATATTGCTCTCAGAGAGTTACTATGACCAAGACAAACACCCTACAAAGCTAATTCTTGTatgaaatagaaagaaaaaaaaaatcatgaacaaGACAAAAGCTACTTCAATGCAGTGAATCCATCTATAGTTGCATGTCAATTAAGCATTACTACAATATGGCATGTGAAGAAGATGCTTTTGTCCACCTAACCTACTTTCATACAAATCACAAGCCAACTTAGTCATCAAAAATACATTATCAGAAAAACTTCACCATTTCTATTAAGATAGCAATATCTACTATGACAATCTATAATCTTCGCTTAATTATGTTCCTCAAA
This window harbors:
- the LOC120258042 gene encoding uncharacterized protein LOC120258042 translates to MAVVIGASLDRCFLAGAPAKPLRDRLLFRFSKKLPMSQSATTNRGVSSIRAALITNPDDFQVGRFVGSYGFMNITSYSSFQSGGFQIISSAGFASDEMERLRIQDVGEGQVKIRLYEGRVIQGPLKGTRVIFKVYPGQRSGGIEADMMAANELNAHAFLQSDPKSICQNIQTLLGGFETKTGEQWLAFRNDGSYSAADYAKVSSEVISKDLANGAQKLWNPFELELKIKRKRLFVLKLFNGAINGLAYMHDHDRLHQSLGPASVVLNTIVESDAAYLVPRLRDLAFSVDIGLSSLGTGPGLLSEGLWHRASAAGASAPLEKRAYGIADDIYEAGLLFAYLAFIPFCEAGVTDGLSLQRLFESTFQLDLVAAREYCLADDRLTEAVKFLDLGEGAGWELLQAMLSPDYRQRPIANAVLKHRFMTGSIF